Proteins encoded together in one Juglans regia cultivar Chandler chromosome 9, Walnut 2.0, whole genome shotgun sequence window:
- the LOC108992417 gene encoding phosphoenolpyruvate carboxylase, housekeeping isozyme-like encodes MANRNLEKLASIDAQLRLLVPGKVSEDDKLIEYDALLLDRFLDILQDLHGEDLKETVQECYELSAEYEGNHDPKKLEELGSVLTSLDPGDSIVIAKSFSHMLNLANLAEAVQIAYRRRNKLKKGDFADENSATTESDLEETLKRLVGQLNKSPQEVFDALKNQTVDLVFTAHPTQSVRRSLLQKHGRIRNCLAQLYAKDITPDDKQELDEALQREIQAAFRTDEIRRTPPTPQDEMRAGMSYFHETIWKGVPKFLRRVDTALKNLGINERVPYNAPLIQFSSWMGGDRDGNPRVTPEVTRDVCLLARMMAANLYYSQIEDLMFELSMWRCSDELQVRADELHRSSKKDAKHYIEFWKQVPPSEPYRVILGEVRDRLYQTRERSRNLLANGYSDIPEDATFTNVEQFLEPLELCYRSLCACGDQAIADGSLLDFLRQVSTFGLSLVRLDIRQESDRHTDVMDAITKHLGIGSYRDWSEERRQEWLLSELSGKRPLFGPDLPKTEEICDVLDTFHVIAELPSDNFGAYIISMATAPSDVLAVELLQRECHVKQPLRVVPLFEKLADLEAAPAALVRLFSIDWYRNRINGKQEVMIGYSDSGKDAGRFSAAWQLYKAQEELIKVAKQYGVKLTMFHGRGGTVGRGGGPTHLAILSQPPETIHGSLRVTVQGEVIERSFGEEHLCFRTLQRFTAATLEHGMHPPVSPKPEWRALMDEMAVIATEEYRSIVFNEPRFVEYFRLATPELEYGRMNIGSRPSKRKPSGGIESLRAIPWIFAWTQTRFHLPVWLGFGAAFKQVIQKDIRNLHMLQEMYNAWPFFRVTIDLVEMVFAKGDPGIAALYDKLLVSEDLWKFGERLRVNYEETKRLLLQIAGHRDLLEGDPYLKQRLRLRDSYITTLNVCQAYTLKRIRDPNYNVQVRPHISKEIMETSKAADELVKLNPTSEYAPGLEDTLILTMKGIAAGLQNTG; translated from the exons ATGGCGAATCGGAATCTTGAGAAGCTGGCATCAATCGACGCGCAGCTTCGGCTTTTGGTTCCGGGGAAAGTGAGTGAGGATGACAAGCTGATTGAGTATGACGCTCTGCTATTGGATCGATTTCTGGATATTCTCCAAGATTTACATGGGGAGGACCTTAAGGAAACT GTTCAAGAGTGTTACGAGCTTTCTGCTGAATATGAAGGTAACCATGATCCTAAGAAGCTCGAAGAGCTTGGAAGTGTGTTGACAAGCTTGGATCCAGGGGACTCTATTGTTATTGCAAAGTCTTTCTCCCATATGCTTAACTTGGCCAACTTGGCCGAGGCGGTTCAGATTGCTTACCGCAGACGGAACAAGTTGAAAAAGGGAGATTTTGCTGATGAAAACTCTGCAACAACCGAATCAGACCTAGAAGAAACTCTCAAGAGACTGGTGGGGCAACTGAACAAGTCTCCACAAGAAGTTTTTGATGCTCTGAAGAACCAGACTGTGGATCTAGTCTTTACTGCACATCCTACGCAATCAGTTCGTCGGTCTTTACTTCAGAAGCATGGAAG GATAAGGAATTGTTTGGCCCAATTGTATGCCAAAGACATTACCCCTGATGATAAGCAAGAGCTTGATGAGGCACTTCAAAGGGAG ATCCAAGCCGCATTTCGTACAGATGAGATCCGGAGGACCCCTCCGACTCCACAAGATGAGATGAGGGCGGGAATGAGCTACTTCCATGAAACAATCTGGAAGGGTGTTCCAAAGTTTCTACGCCGTGTTGACACAGCTTTGAAGAATCTAGGGATTAATGAACGAGTTCCTTACAATGCCCCacttattcaattttcatcttggATGGGTGGTGATCGTGATG GTAATCCTAGGGTGACTCCTGAGGTCACAAGGGATGTTTGCTTACTAGCCAGAATGATGGCTGCCAACTTGTACTATTCCCAAATAGAGGATCTTATGTTTGAG TTGTCTATGTGGCGCTGCAGTGATGAGCTTCAAGTTCGTGCAGATGAACTCCACAGGTCTTCCAAGAAAGATGCAAAACACTACATAG AGTTTTGGAAACAAGTTCCTCCCAGTGAACCCTATCGTGTCATTCttggtgaagtgagggataggctTTATCAAACGCGTGAACGCTCTCGCAATCTGTTAGCCAATGGGTACTCTGACATCCCAGAGGATGCAACTTTCACCAACGTTGAGCAG TTTCTGGAACCTCTTGAGCTATGTTACAGATCACTCTGTGCATGCGGTGACCAGGCAATTGCTGATGGAAGCCTTCTTGACTTCTTGAGGCAAGTGTCAACTTTTGGACTGTCACTTGTGAGACTTGATATTAGGCAAGAGTCAGATCGTCATACTGATGTCATGGATGCCATTACCAAGCACCTGGGAATTGGGTCCTACCGAGACTGGTCAGAAGAACGTCGACAGGAATGGCTTTTATCTGAACTCAGTGGCAAGCGCCCACTGTTTGGACCCGATCTTCCTAAAACTGAGGAAATCTGTGATGTTCTGGACACATTTCACGTCATAGCAGAACTTCCATCAGACAACTTTGGagcatatataatttcaatGGCAACTGCACCATCTGATGTGCTTGCAGTTGAGCTCCTGCAACGTGAATGCCATGTGAAGCAACCATTAAGAGTTGTTCCACTGTTTGAGAAGCTTGCAGACCTGGAGGCTGCTCCTGCTGCTTTAGTTCGGCTATTCTCAATAGATTGGTATAGAAACCGAATTAATGGGAAACAAGAAGTTATGATCGGCTATTCAGATTCTGGTAAAGATGCAGGACGGTTCTCTGCAGCCTGGCAGTTATATAAGGCTCAAGAGGAGCTTATAAAGGTTGCCAAGCAATATGGTGTAAAGCTAACTATGTTCCACGGTCGTGGAGGGACTGTTGGAAGAGGAGGTGGGCCCACCCATCTTGCCATATTGTCTCAACCTCCGGAAACCATTCATGGATCACTCCGAGTTACTGTTCAAGGTGAAGTTATTGAGCGATCATTTGGAGAGGAGCACTTGTGTTTTAGAACGCTCCAGCGATTCACAGCTGCTACTTTGGAGCATGGTATGCACCCACCTGTTTCTCCTAAACCAGAATGGCGTGCTTTGATGGATGAAATGGCCGTCATTGCTACAGAAGAATATCGTTCTATTGTTTTCAACGAACCCCGATTTGTCGAATATTTCCGCCTT GCTACACCAGAGTTGGAATATGGTCGGATGAACATTGGAAGCCGTCCATCGAAGCGTAAGCCAAGTGGAGGTATTGAATCACTCCGTGCAATCCCATGGATTTTTGCCTGGACACAAACAAGGTTTCATCTTCCAGTGTGGCTAGGCTTTGGAGCGGCATTCAAACAAGTCATTCAGAAGGACATTAGGAACCTCCATATGCTGCAGGAGATGTACAATGCATGGCCTTTCTTCAGGGTCACCATTGATTTGGTCGAAATGGTGTTTGCCAAGGGAGATCCAGGAATTGCTGCTTTGTATGACAAGCTCCTTGTTTCAGAGGATCTCTGGAAATTTGGAGAGCGGTTGAGGGTCAATTATGAAGAAACTAAGAGGCTTCTCCTGCAG ATTGCTGGACACAGGGATCTTCTTGAAGGGGACCCATACTTGAAGCAAAGACTCCGCCTCCGTGATTCCTACATTACTACCCTGAATGTATGTCAAGCCTACACATTGAAGAGAATCAGGGATCCAAACTATAATGTGCAGGTGCGGCCACACATCTCCAAGGAGATTATGGAGACAAGCAAAGCGGCTGACGAACTTGTGAAGCTGAACCCAACAAGCGAATACGCCCCTGGTTTAGAGGATACCCTCATATTGACCATGAAGGGTATTGCTGCAGGCTTGCAGAACACTGGTTAG
- the LOC108999437 gene encoding ubiquitin-conjugating enzyme E2 36, producing MANSNLPRRIIKETQRLLSEPAPGISASPSEDNMRYFNVMILGPTQSPYEGGVFKLELFLPEEYPMAAPKVRFLTKIYHPNIDKLGRICLDILKDKWSPALQIRTVLLSIQALLSAPNPDDPLSENIAKHWKTNEAEAVETAKEWTRLYASGA from the exons ATGGCCAACAGCAATCTACCCAGAAGAATCATTAAG GAAACGCAGCGCCTCCTGAGTGAACCAG CGCCAGGAATTAGTGCATCGCCATCGGAGGACAATATGCGATATTTTAATGTAATGATCCTTGGCCCAACACAGTCTCCGTATGAAG GAGGAGTTTTCAAGTTGGAGCTATTTTTGCCCGAAGAATATCCAATGGCTGCTCCCAAG GTCCGATTTCTCACTAAGATATATCATCCCAACATTGACAAG CTTGGAAGGATATGCCTTGATATTCTGAAGGACAAATGGAGCCCTGCTCTCCAAATACGAACTGTACTTTTGAG CATTCAAGCACTTCTGAGTGCTCCAAACCCCGATGATCCACTTTCTGAGAACATTGCTAAGCATtggaaaacaaatgaggctGAAGCTGTTGAAACAG CAAAGGAGTGGACTCGTTTATATGCAAGCGGTGCCTGA